From a region of the Maridesulfovibrio ferrireducens genome:
- a CDS encoding amino acid ABC transporter ATP-binding protein — protein sequence MIKIKNLHKNFGMLQVIKGINLHVKSGEVVCIIGPSGSGKSTVLRCINKLEVPSSGTIEVDGYDIMDKQTNINKVRTEAGMVFQQFNLFPHMTILENVTLGPLKVRNMSKGDANALGLKLLDKVGLKEKAINFPDQLSGGQKQRVAIARSLALQPKVILFDEPTSALDPELVGEVLDVMQKLAKEGMTMIVVTHEMGFAKEVADRVIFIDEGVIQEEGSPQEFFSNPKNPRLKDFLGKVVSHL from the coding sequence GTGATTAAAATTAAAAATTTACATAAAAATTTCGGGATGCTGCAAGTTATTAAAGGGATTAACTTACACGTTAAATCCGGCGAAGTCGTTTGCATAATCGGTCCTTCGGGATCAGGTAAATCCACCGTTTTAAGGTGTATCAATAAGCTTGAGGTTCCCAGTTCCGGTACTATTGAAGTAGACGGTTATGATATCATGGACAAGCAGACGAACATTAATAAAGTTCGTACTGAAGCTGGTATGGTTTTTCAGCAGTTTAATCTTTTTCCTCATATGACTATTTTGGAAAATGTTACTTTGGGGCCTCTTAAAGTCCGCAATATGAGCAAAGGTGATGCTAACGCATTAGGCTTAAAGCTTCTTGATAAAGTCGGTTTGAAAGAAAAAGCTATTAATTTCCCAGATCAGCTTTCCGGCGGACAGAAACAGCGTGTTGCCATTGCCAGATCGCTTGCATTGCAGCCCAAGGTTATTCTTTTTGACGAACCGACATCTGCTTTAGACCCTGAGCTTGTTGGTGAAGTTCTGGACGTAATGCAGAAGTTGGCCAAAGAGGGCATGACTATGATCGTGGTTACTCACGAAATGGGTTTTGCTAAAGAAGTTGCCGACAGAGTTATCTTTATTGATGAGGGAGTTATTCAAGAAGAGGGTTCTCCTCAAGAATTTTTCAGTAACCCTAAGAATCCAAGATTGAAGGATTTTTTAGGAAAAGTTGTTTCCCATCTTTAG
- a CDS encoding SDR family oxidoreductase, translated as MSQNKVAIITAGGSGMGAGAARKLAAEGYEIAILSSSGKGEALAKELGGFGVTGSNRSPEDLATLIKGTMDKWGRIDVAVNSAGHGPKGDILAMSDEDWMTGMEVYLLNVIRVARLVTPIMLKQGSGSIVNISTYACFEPEPLFPTSGVFRSGLAAFTKLFADQYASSSIRMNNVLPGFIDSLPEKDERRNRIPMGRYGKVEEIAEAIAFLASDKSSYITGQNLRVDGGITRSV; from the coding sequence ATGTCTCAAAATAAAGTTGCAATTATCACAGCAGGCGGAAGTGGCATGGGTGCTGGCGCAGCCCGCAAATTAGCCGCTGAAGGTTATGAAATCGCGATCCTGTCTTCTTCCGGTAAAGGCGAGGCTCTCGCAAAAGAGCTTGGCGGATTCGGCGTAACCGGTTCAAACAGATCACCTGAAGATCTCGCCACCCTGATTAAGGGTACTATGGATAAATGGGGACGCATTGATGTTGCCGTCAACAGCGCGGGACATGGTCCCAAAGGTGATATTCTCGCAATGTCCGATGAGGACTGGATGACAGGTATGGAAGTTTATCTGCTTAATGTCATTCGTGTAGCCAGACTTGTAACTCCGATCATGCTTAAACAGGGAAGCGGCTCAATTGTTAATATTTCAACATACGCCTGCTTCGAACCGGAACCTCTTTTCCCGACTTCAGGAGTCTTCCGCTCCGGCCTTGCGGCGTTTACCAAACTATTTGCGGATCAGTACGCATCAAGCTCGATTAGAATGAACAACGTATTGCCCGGCTTCATCGACAGTCTCCCCGAAAAAGACGAAAGGCGTAACCGCATTCCTATGGGCCGCTATGGAAAAGTAGAAGAAATTGCCGAAGCGATAGCCTTCCTTGCATCTGATAAATCAAGCTATATAACAGGTCAAAACCTGCGCGTTGATGGCGGGATTACTCGATCAGTTTAA
- a CDS encoding nuclear transport factor 2 family protein, whose protein sequence is MKITKEEVRNLFKHLENGDADSFFANVSANVDWTVMGTHPLAGHYTSLEDFRQNTFKRLAPCLTAPIQLVLKTVFIDGDTAIVELQATSQAKSGWDFDNQYCWIIEFRDKKIVRVRAYLDSNMVARLIAEEEESTKVYFNRG, encoded by the coding sequence ATGAAAATCACAAAAGAAGAAGTGCGAAACCTATTCAAGCATTTGGAAAACGGTGATGCCGATTCCTTTTTTGCCAATGTCAGTGCAAATGTAGACTGGACAGTTATGGGAACGCACCCATTGGCAGGTCACTATACCAGTCTTGAGGATTTCCGCCAAAATACATTCAAACGGCTGGCACCCTGTCTCACTGCCCCGATTCAATTGGTTTTAAAAACAGTCTTCATAGACGGAGACACTGCAATAGTTGAATTACAAGCAACATCGCAGGCCAAAAGTGGATGGGATTTTGATAACCAATATTGTTGGATTATTGAATTCAGAGATAAAAAAATTGTCCGCGTTCGAGCATACCTCGACTCAAACATGGTTGCACGCTTGATCGCAGAAGAAGAAGAGTCCACTAAAGTATATTTCAACCGCGGCTAG
- a CDS encoding cytochrome c3 family protein, which yields MRKRMLLFVFVIVLSISCYAIFAVAAGPHDEGCTDCHSTHYAKGEYIIGVEPFKVNNPSRTRNTRTSQGIDSLCLGCHNDGEGILPVNLHSTHPTGVKPMYAKVPKQLLWDGVLTCSSCHDPHPNNANYKYLIVPTKEGKDMGLFCGQCHPRQSDKQVMSKVSKMKMTFDPVIAPIIKFKQKAPVPVKKTTRPAPATKPAQ from the coding sequence ATGAGGAAGAGGATGTTGCTTTTTGTTTTTGTTATTGTTCTTTCTATTTCCTGTTATGCTATATTTGCTGTTGCAGCAGGGCCGCATGATGAAGGTTGTACAGACTGTCACAGTACTCACTATGCTAAAGGTGAATACATTATCGGTGTAGAACCTTTTAAAGTTAATAATCCTTCTCGTACAAGGAATACACGTACATCTCAGGGGATTGATTCCCTCTGTTTAGGTTGTCATAATGATGGTGAAGGCATTCTGCCTGTTAACCTTCATTCCACTCATCCTACCGGTGTTAAACCTATGTATGCAAAAGTTCCGAAACAATTGCTTTGGGATGGAGTTTTGACCTGTTCAAGCTGTCATGATCCGCACCCTAACAACGCAAATTACAAGTATCTTATTGTTCCTACTAAGGAAGGAAAAGATATGGGATTATTTTGTGGGCAGTGTCATCCAAGGCAGTCTGACAAGCAAGTTATGTCTAAGGTCAGTAAGATGAAGATGACATTTGATCCAGTGATAGCACCTATTATCAAATTCAAGCAGAAAGCTCCGGTTCCGGTTAAAAAGACAACCAGACCTGCTCCGGCTACCAAGCCTGCTCAGTAA
- a CDS encoding amino acid ABC transporter permease — MAFVFETSVFWDTFPMLMRGLKLTVEIAVGGLFFGFILGSLAGLMKLARSLFVRKLAGIYVEAIRGTPMLVQAMFLYYGIPMAVGIRIAPITAGIIIIAINSGAYIAEIVRGAVQSINPGQVEAGRSIGLTRSQTMLYVVWPQALKRMIPPLGNQFIISLKDTSLLMVIGVGELMRTGQEITSVNFRAFEVYLAVACVYLVMTLSIAQGMKMLEKKLNTTRR, encoded by the coding sequence ATGGCGTTTGTATTTGAAACTTCAGTGTTCTGGGATACTTTTCCCATGCTCATGCGTGGTCTTAAACTTACTGTTGAGATCGCTGTTGGGGGATTATTTTTCGGGTTTATACTCGGAAGTCTTGCAGGTTTAATGAAACTGGCACGGTCCCTTTTTGTAAGAAAACTTGCCGGAATTTATGTTGAAGCGATTCGCGGAACTCCGATGCTGGTTCAAGCAATGTTTCTTTATTACGGGATTCCAATGGCTGTAGGCATAAGAATAGCACCGATTACTGCCGGTATTATCATTATTGCCATTAATTCCGGTGCGTATATAGCTGAAATTGTGCGCGGTGCTGTGCAGTCCATTAATCCCGGACAGGTTGAGGCCGGACGTTCTATAGGTCTCACCCGTTCCCAGACAATGCTTTATGTTGTTTGGCCTCAGGCGTTGAAGCGTATGATTCCTCCTTTGGGTAATCAGTTTATCATCAGTCTGAAAGATACTTCTTTATTGATGGTTATCGGTGTCGGTGAGCTTATGAGAACAGGGCAGGAGATTACTTCCGTCAATTTCAGGGCGTTTGAAGTTTATCTGGCTGTTGCATGTGTGTACCTTGTCATGACTCTTTCAATTGCACAGGGTATGAAAATGTTGGAAAAAAAGCTTAACACCACCCGGAGATAA
- a CDS encoding YitT family protein, whose product MSDKKQILHPLGKGSSFSLDFTYSFWWNLMLITVGSLLVGIGLRSLAVPHEFIPGGIFGLASLIYYKTGILSPGWLFLILNVPLFVFAWIKVSRRFFWYSAYATIAATGFYELINIPMYVESQLYASVACGLITGFGSGIVLRSLGSNGGLDVIAVYLFQRFNIGIGKVYIIFNFILFSISLLEMSLDLIIASLILVFISAIAVEKTLSLFNQRKVVFIISDKAEEISNDILNTLKQSGTFLKGFGAYSKQEKNILMTVVNNVQLKKLEEIAFSHDDNVLFIVENTFSVVGSSFSKRKVY is encoded by the coding sequence ATGTCTGACAAAAAACAGATACTACATCCTCTTGGTAAAGGTTCTTCATTCAGCCTCGATTTCACGTACTCATTTTGGTGGAATTTAATGCTGATAACAGTCGGTTCTCTTTTGGTCGGAATCGGACTTAGAAGCCTAGCTGTTCCGCATGAGTTTATTCCCGGCGGAATCTTCGGTTTGGCATCTTTAATTTACTATAAAACTGGAATTCTATCGCCGGGTTGGCTTTTCCTTATTCTAAACGTACCGCTTTTTGTGTTTGCGTGGATAAAAGTAAGCCGACGTTTTTTCTGGTACAGCGCATATGCAACTATTGCTGCAACAGGATTTTATGAACTGATCAACATCCCCATGTACGTTGAGAGTCAGCTTTATGCCAGTGTAGCTTGCGGATTAATAACAGGATTCGGGTCTGGTATTGTGTTGCGATCTTTAGGCTCAAACGGTGGACTTGATGTTATCGCTGTATATCTTTTTCAAAGGTTCAACATCGGCATCGGTAAAGTTTATATTATATTCAACTTTATTCTGTTCAGTATCAGTTTGCTAGAAATGTCATTGGATCTTATTATTGCTTCGCTGATTTTGGTTTTTATATCCGCGATCGCTGTCGAAAAAACGTTGTCATTATTCAACCAACGTAAGGTGGTCTTTATTATTTCGGATAAAGCAGAAGAAATCAGTAATGACATTCTTAATACCTTAAAACAGAGCGGTACATTTCTTAAAGGCTTCGGAGCCTATTCTAAGCAGGAAAAAAATATTCTTATGACTGTTGTTAATAATGTTCAGTTAAAAAAATTAGAAGAAATAGCCTTCAGCCATGATGATAATGTCCTGTTCATCGTTGAAAATACTTTCTCAGTAGTGGGATCAAGTTTTTCAAAACGAAAAGTTTATTAA
- a CDS encoding (2Fe-2S)-binding protein has product MTVFTKDILLAPENEIVCYCSNITKGQINEAISNGATSLAAIKEVTGACIAARCKEMNPRGR; this is encoded by the coding sequence ATGACGGTATTCACTAAAGACATCCTTCTCGCGCCAGAAAATGAAATTGTCTGCTATTGCTCAAACATTACAAAAGGCCAGATTAACGAAGCTATTTCGAACGGAGCTACTTCTTTGGCTGCAATAAAAGAAGTAACCGGAGCGTGTATCGCCGCACGTTGCAAAGAAATGAACCCTCGCGGAAGGTGA
- the glnH gene encoding glutamine ABC transporter substrate-binding protein GlnH, with translation MKNLLSLIVAALLTVLMVGSAFADKITVACDTSFPPFEFKDPETGKHTGFDVELWDAIAKKIGADYTLQPMDFNGIIPGLQSNQVDVGIAGMTIKPARSKVVDFSDPYYNAGLLILVKDGENSIKDIKDLKGKIVATKLGTTSADFVKANSGAKEVKLFPNSDAMFMELMAGGADAVMFDSPVIGDYARKASKGQVKVVGPLYQGQSYGIAFPKGSKLVTKVNTALKDLRDSGEYRTLYIKWFGSEPK, from the coding sequence ATGAAAAATTTGTTGTCACTTATTGTTGCTGCGCTGTTAACAGTATTGATGGTCGGATCAGCTTTTGCTGATAAAATAACTGTTGCCTGTGATACCAGTTTTCCTCCTTTTGAATTTAAAGATCCTGAAACTGGAAAGCATACAGGGTTTGATGTTGAGCTTTGGGACGCAATTGCAAAAAAAATCGGAGCTGATTATACATTACAGCCTATGGATTTTAATGGAATTATTCCCGGACTCCAGTCCAATCAGGTTGATGTAGGTATTGCCGGAATGACCATTAAACCTGCTCGTTCCAAAGTTGTCGACTTTTCAGATCCTTATTACAATGCAGGTCTTTTGATTCTCGTTAAAGATGGCGAAAATTCCATTAAAGACATTAAAGATCTGAAAGGAAAAATTGTAGCAACTAAACTCGGAACTACTTCCGCTGATTTCGTTAAAGCTAACAGCGGCGCTAAAGAAGTTAAACTTTTCCCCAACAGTGACGCAATGTTCATGGAGCTTATGGCTGGCGGTGCTGACGCAGTAATGTTCGATTCTCCTGTTATCGGAGATTACGCACGTAAGGCTTCCAAAGGTCAGGTCAAAGTTGTTGGTCCTTTATATCAGGGGCAGTCTTACGGAATCGCTTTCCCTAAAGGCAGCAAGCTTGTAACAAAGGTTAATACTGCTCTGAAAGATCTTCGCGACAGTGGTGAATACCGCACACTTTATATTAAATGGTTTGGATCCGAGCCTAAATAA
- a CDS encoding arylsulfatase encodes MKRRYIISLCIMLMSVLLVGCGSSTDEKEKEVTETNATTISALAPASASANKVESSSEVKPTPVAPTQAPTDKPNIVIIWGDDIGQSNLSAYTRGMMGYQTPNIDRVANEGMIFTDYYAEQSCTAGRSAFITGQATYRTGLSKVGVPGAELGMDKADPTIAELLKNHGYATAQFGKNHLGDKDKHLPTAHGFDEFYGNLYHLNAEEEPEHRDYPDPKRFPDFKKKYGPRGVLHSYATIEGQEIEDTGPLTKKRMETIDDDVAKRASDYIHAQAKAGTPFFVWVNFTHMHFRTYVTDKTTGQAGEWQSVYHDGMVQHDKNVGTVLDAIDETGIADNTIVFYSTDNGPHKNSWPDAGTSPFRSEKNTNWEGAFRVPAMVRWPGHIKANSVSNEIMSHLDWMPTLLAATGESDVKEKLLKGHEAAGKNFKVHLDGYNFLPYLTGQTEKAPREQFFYFSDDGDLMALRYDNWKLVFAQQHAPGTMLVWSEPMVQTRIPWLYNLRTDPYEQASVTSNTYWDWWLDHAFLLIPAQQGVGDFLRTFKEYPPRMKAASFTIDEVMESLTPPTN; translated from the coding sequence ATGAAACGACGGTACATTATTTCATTATGCATCATGCTGATGTCGGTGCTTCTTGTTGGATGTGGTTCCTCGACTGACGAAAAGGAGAAAGAGGTCACTGAGACAAATGCGACTACAATCTCAGCCTTAGCTCCAGCTTCTGCTTCAGCCAATAAGGTGGAAAGCAGTTCAGAAGTTAAACCTACACCAGTTGCGCCTACTCAGGCTCCCACTGATAAGCCGAACATAGTGATTATCTGGGGTGATGACATCGGACAGTCCAACCTTAGTGCTTACACACGTGGCATGATGGGCTACCAAACTCCTAACATAGACCGTGTTGCCAACGAAGGCATGATCTTTACAGATTACTATGCGGAGCAAAGTTGTACAGCAGGTCGTTCCGCCTTCATCACAGGTCAGGCTACCTATCGGACCGGATTGTCCAAGGTTGGTGTTCCCGGTGCAGAACTTGGCATGGACAAGGCTGACCCGACCATTGCCGAGCTCTTGAAGAACCATGGTTATGCTACTGCACAATTCGGCAAGAATCATCTGGGCGATAAAGACAAGCATTTGCCCACAGCTCATGGATTTGATGAGTTTTATGGTAATCTTTACCATCTTAATGCAGAGGAAGAACCCGAGCATCGGGATTATCCAGATCCAAAAAGATTCCCTGATTTTAAGAAAAAATATGGTCCTCGCGGCGTACTTCATTCCTATGCCACTATAGAAGGGCAAGAGATTGAGGACACTGGACCTTTGACCAAGAAGCGCATGGAAACTATTGATGACGACGTCGCCAAAAGAGCTTCCGACTACATCCATGCACAGGCCAAGGCCGGTACCCCGTTTTTCGTATGGGTCAACTTTACTCATATGCACTTTAGAACTTATGTAACTGATAAAACCACGGGCCAAGCCGGTGAGTGGCAGTCCGTTTATCATGACGGTATGGTTCAGCATGACAAGAATGTTGGTACTGTCCTTGACGCTATTGACGAGACTGGCATCGCCGATAATACCATCGTGTTTTATTCCACAGATAACGGACCGCACAAGAATTCCTGGCCGGATGCAGGGACTTCGCCATTCCGTTCCGAAAAGAATACTAACTGGGAAGGTGCATTTCGAGTTCCCGCCATGGTTCGCTGGCCCGGTCATATCAAAGCTAACAGTGTGTCTAACGAAATTATGTCCCATCTCGATTGGATGCCCACTTTGTTGGCAGCAACCGGTGAATCTGATGTCAAAGAAAAGCTACTTAAAGGCCATGAAGCCGCAGGCAAGAACTTTAAGGTCCATCTGGACGGTTATAATTTCTTACCTTACCTAACAGGCCAGACAGAAAAAGCACCTCGTGAGCAGTTTTTCTACTTCTCAGACGATGGTGATTTGATGGCTCTGCGTTATGATAACTGGAAGTTGGTTTTTGCACAGCAGCATGCCCCCGGTACTATGCTCGTGTGGAGCGAACCTATGGTACAGACTAGGATTCCTTGGCTCTACAACTTACGCACTGACCCCTATGAGCAGGCAAGTGTCACTTCCAATACTTATTGGGATTGGTGGCTTGATCACGCCTTTTTACTTATCCCGGCTCAGCAGGGCGTGGGTGATTTTCTTAGAACTTTTAAAGAATATCCTCCCCGCATGAAGGCCGCCAGCTTCACAATAGATGAAGTGATGGAAAGTCTCACACCACCAACCAATTAG
- a CDS encoding RNA recognition motif domain-containing protein, with amino-acid sequence MSKKLYVGNLPWSATEDDLRAAFEAYGEVISINLIEDRETGRPRGFGFVEMDDAGALEVIDNMDGKDFGGRNLKVNEAKPREERPRW; translated from the coding sequence ATGTCTAAAAAACTTTATGTCGGAAATTTGCCTTGGTCTGCTACTGAAGATGATCTTCGCGCTGCTTTTGAAGCTTACGGTGAAGTTATTTCTATCAATCTTATCGAAGACCGTGAAACTGGTCGTCCTCGTGGTTTCGGCTTTGTCGAAATGGATGACGCCGGTGCTCTTGAAGTTATCGACAACATGGACGGAAAAGATTTCGGCGGACGTAACCTTAAGGTTAACGAAGCTAAACCACGTGAAGAACGTCCACGCTGGTAG
- a CDS encoding bacteriohemerythrin — MALLSWNDNYSIGIKKIDNEHKVLIGMINKAYDSIEKMEEQKVLLELISEMRQYAMDHFSTEEMFMKHYTYPETENHRKQHNHFMIYVASADNMMDADNNALDPYKVFKYLADWLKNHILVTDKQFGSFLMDKGVR; from the coding sequence ATGGCCTTACTCTCTTGGAATGATAATTATTCAATTGGAATCAAAAAAATCGATAATGAGCATAAAGTTCTTATAGGGATGATTAACAAAGCTTATGATTCAATCGAAAAGATGGAAGAACAGAAAGTGCTTTTAGAATTGATTTCAGAAATGCGTCAATATGCCATGGATCATTTTTCAACCGAAGAGATGTTCATGAAACATTACACCTACCCCGAGACTGAAAACCATAGAAAACAGCATAACCACTTCATGATATATGTAGCTTCTGCGGATAACATGATGGATGCAGACAATAACGCACTGGATCCATATAAAGTTTTTAAATATCTCGCAGACTGGCTGAAAAACCATATACTCGTTACTGACAAGCAATTTGGATCATTTCTAATGGATAAAGGAGTTAGGTAG
- a CDS encoding anaerobic C4-dicarboxylate transporter yields MFWVHLLLLLVIIFIGIRYGGVAFGLLGGLGVAVLVFAFGIKPGNPPVSVMLIILAVVAASATLEATGGLSLLVKYAEKLLRKHPEYIVYLGPICTFSLTVLVGTGHSVYPLLPVIYDVAYKNGIRPERALAVSTVASQMGITASPIAAAAAVVLATAADNNLDINLVNILMVTIPATFIGMLTAATWSLKRGKDLDKDEDFQIKMKDPEFRREVEDIDSTSTEIASTGKKGLTVFLLGILAVIILALFNKHLLPEGVTMSVAIQFMMLSVGAIIVLMTNISPKTIVNSSVFIAGMTAVITIFGIAWMSDTIISYNKPYLIGLISEMVHLYPWTFAIAMFLVSMFLKSQAAVLTIMLPLGFSLGIPKEVLIGVLPSCYAYFFFPFYPSDLAAISFDRTGTTHIGKYVLNHSFMFPGLIGVGTATVIGYFLAQIIFLN; encoded by the coding sequence ATGTTCTGGGTTCATCTTCTTTTACTGCTTGTAATAATATTTATCGGTATCCGCTATGGAGGAGTGGCCTTCGGTCTGCTCGGAGGACTCGGAGTCGCCGTTCTAGTTTTCGCATTCGGCATAAAACCAGGCAATCCTCCTGTCAGCGTCATGCTCATCATTCTGGCTGTTGTCGCAGCTTCGGCAACGCTTGAAGCAACGGGAGGACTTAGCCTTCTTGTAAAATATGCAGAAAAACTTTTACGTAAACATCCTGAATACATTGTATATTTAGGCCCTATTTGCACTTTCTCGCTTACGGTGCTGGTCGGAACCGGACACTCTGTATACCCCCTTCTGCCTGTCATCTACGATGTTGCTTATAAAAACGGAATCCGCCCTGAGCGCGCTTTAGCCGTTTCTACAGTTGCATCACAAATGGGCATAACCGCCAGCCCTATTGCAGCCGCTGCGGCAGTCGTTCTAGCCACGGCCGCAGACAACAACCTTGATATAAATCTGGTTAACATTCTTATGGTCACCATTCCTGCGACCTTCATTGGAATGCTCACAGCAGCAACATGGAGCCTTAAACGCGGTAAAGATTTAGACAAGGACGAAGATTTTCAGATAAAGATGAAAGACCCTGAATTTAGACGTGAAGTTGAAGACATAGACTCTACCTCCACCGAAATTGCCTCAACAGGAAAAAAAGGACTGACGGTCTTCCTTCTGGGAATTCTAGCAGTTATAATTCTTGCGCTATTCAACAAACACCTGCTTCCAGAAGGCGTCACAATGTCAGTAGCCATCCAGTTTATGATGCTCTCAGTCGGAGCAATCATTGTCCTGATGACTAATATTTCCCCTAAAACAATAGTTAACAGCAGTGTATTCATAGCTGGAATGACCGCCGTAATTACCATCTTCGGTATCGCATGGATGAGCGACACCATCATCAGTTATAATAAACCATATCTCATAGGTCTGATCAGTGAAATGGTTCATTTGTATCCTTGGACATTCGCCATAGCCATGTTTCTTGTCTCTATGTTCCTAAAAAGTCAGGCCGCAGTATTAACGATTATGCTCCCGCTGGGATTCTCATTGGGTATTCCTAAAGAAGTTCTTATCGGGGTTCTGCCATCCTGCTATGCCTACTTCTTCTTCCCCTTCTACCCGAGTGATCTTGCTGCGATCAGTTTTGACCGCACAGGCACAACTCACATTGGGAAATACGTATTGAACCACAGCTTTATGTTTCCAGGCTTAATAGGCGTTGGAACAGCCACAGTTATCGGTTATTTCCTTGCACAGATAATTTTCTTAAACTGA
- a CDS encoding acid phosphatase: protein MVLYKHAKVIAAILFAVLINAGCIKQAPPSVVPEIRPGVLQGYLVKDDYPDSLALLPPPPEKGSVGFAMDEAISKKALGLQDTSRFALAAKDAELIFPEAAQVYSCTLGIPISEEHTPHLYMLLRRVLADAGLTTYAAKDHYNRARPFVINGFPTCTPDEEEHLSHDGSYPSGHTAVGWAWALVLTEVVPEQADAILQRGRAYGESRIACNVHWYSDVVAGRMIGAAAVARMHGNAEFREAVEAARNEVIEIRKLGLSPSLNCQAEKEALKIVIHLQ from the coding sequence ATGGTTTTGTATAAACATGCAAAGGTAATCGCAGCCATTTTATTTGCTGTATTAATCAACGCGGGATGTATCAAACAAGCCCCACCGTCTGTGGTTCCGGAAATTCGCCCGGGTGTTTTGCAAGGATATCTTGTGAAGGATGATTACCCTGATTCTCTGGCGCTGTTACCGCCTCCTCCTGAAAAAGGGAGCGTTGGGTTTGCCATGGATGAGGCTATCAGTAAAAAAGCACTTGGACTTCAGGATACCAGCCGCTTTGCTTTAGCTGCCAAGGATGCCGAGCTCATATTCCCGGAAGCGGCTCAAGTATATTCCTGCACTTTGGGTATTCCTATATCGGAAGAACATACACCTCATCTTTACATGCTCCTTCGTCGTGTTCTGGCTGATGCCGGACTGACAACATACGCAGCCAAAGATCATTATAATCGGGCGCGTCCGTTTGTGATAAACGGATTTCCGACATGTACCCCGGATGAAGAAGAGCACCTTTCCCATGACGGTTCGTATCCCTCCGGGCATACCGCAGTAGGCTGGGCCTGGGCACTGGTTTTGACTGAAGTCGTACCAGAACAGGCAGACGCTATTTTGCAACGTGGTCGAGCCTATGGAGAAAGTCGCATCGCATGCAACGTACATTGGTATAGTGATGTGGTTGCCGGACGAATGATTGGTGCGGCAGCCGTAGCCCGAATGCATGGTAATGCCGAGTTTAGAGAGGCGGTTGAAGCAGCCAGAAACGAAGTCATCGAAATACGCAAGCTCGGCTTGTCACCTTCACTGAATTGTCAGGCCGAAAAGGAAGCTTTGAAAATTGTAATTCATTTACAATAA
- a CDS encoding EF-hand domain-containing protein, which produces MKKFLCCSLVALVFMMFSAMAFAAGAPELRGTWGGAVKLITKDGDIRENKAVFVINKQDGTMFSGYKIWFADKNDNAETEPFCGIIDADGTRLYLAEGEDGYLQGEITGKQTMSLYYLESGRKAKAIKYNLERVRFTRGFIEIDKDGNKTIIRSEIVNVYPLNAERIMREADVNKDGKLSKTEWENWKNGK; this is translated from the coding sequence ATGAAGAAATTTTTATGTTGCAGCCTCGTAGCTCTGGTTTTCATGATGTTTAGTGCAATGGCATTTGCGGCTGGTGCACCTGAATTGCGCGGTACATGGGGTGGTGCGGTTAAGCTGATCACCAAGGACGGCGATATTAGAGAGAATAAGGCTGTTTTTGTTATCAATAAACAAGATGGAACTATGTTTTCCGGTTATAAAATCTGGTTTGCCGATAAAAATGATAATGCGGAGACAGAACCATTCTGTGGTATTATTGATGCAGATGGAACCCGTCTGTATCTTGCAGAAGGTGAAGACGGATATCTTCAGGGTGAAATAACTGGAAAACAGACGATGTCGTTGTACTATCTTGAAAGCGGTAGAAAAGCTAAAGCTATCAAGTATAATCTTGAGAGAGTTCGTTTTACCAGAGGGTTTATTGAGATCGATAAAGATGGGAATAAAACTATAATCCGTTCCGAAATTGTGAATGTTTATCCTCTTAATGCTGAACGTATTATGCGCGAAGCTGATGTTAATAAAGACGGAAAACTCAGCAAAACAGAATGGGAAAATTGGAAAAACGGAAAATAA